The Malus sylvestris chromosome 12, drMalSylv7.2, whole genome shotgun sequence genome contains a region encoding:
- the LOC126593802 gene encoding uncharacterized protein LOC126593802, with protein MAMKKIALIVLVVAVCMSAAMAVAPLKAAAATPAASPAATPTSDASAPVPNGSNMNAVGSLVGASVLSFLALYLH; from the coding sequence ATGGCCATGAAGAAGATTGCCTTGATTGTCCTCGTGGTTGCTGTTTGCATGTCTGCAGCTATGGCCGTTGCACCTCTAAAGGCTGCAGCTGCCACCCCAGCTGCCAGTCCCGCTGCAACGCCCACCTCCGATGCTTCTGCTCCAGTACCTAATGGAAGCAATATGAACGCCGTTGGATCTCTAGTCGGAGCTTCAGTCTTGTCCTTCTTGGCCCTTTACTTGCATTGA
- the LOC126592220 gene encoding uncharacterized protein LOC126592220 — protein MAVAALQAADEYFKESKKACEAFNAAPPLSRNPPLWGTMKYLSEKIPKDASSKVRIKRDLYSHEKIMEIAPTLPNFALALKPEKFQRPPVDPSCPILFMPKCNLLFTRDAGPASCKPTLRDA, from the exons ATGGCTGTAGCTGCTTTGCAAGCAGCAGATGAGTATTTCAAAGAAAGTAAGAAGGCATGCGAAGCATTTAACGCTGCTCCCCCTTTGTCAAG AAATCCACCGCTCTGGGGAACCATGAAGTATCTATCTGAGAAAATTCCAAAAGATGCTTCAAGCAAAGTGCGGATAAAACGTGATCTGTACTCACACGAAAA AATCATGGAGATAGCACCAACATTGCCCAATTTCGCATTGGCCTTGAAACCAGAGAAATTCCAACGTCCTCCAGTAGACCCCTCGTGCCCAATTTTGTTTATGCCTAAATGCAATCTCCTTTTCACTCGTGACGCAGGACCTGCGTCGTGCAAacccactttgcgcgacgcataa